From Bacteroidales bacterium, a single genomic window includes:
- the gldG gene encoding gliding motility-associated ABC transporter substrate-binding protein GldG yields the protein MKIKNRLIKLIISSLIIIIGAYFLSIKFLRFDLTSEGRYTLSDYSINILKNLNDKVYIKVYLDGKGLPSTFKNFRREIKEELDEFKIYAGENLEFEFINPSESPDQEVRFALYGDLFKKGLIPIETNEISDDGKSSQKLIFPGIILSYKGREKAVNLLKSSGNSEPESEENINNSIQALEYEFTNAIQKLSKEKKPKIAFLEGHGELNEFQLMDISSILSEYYKVMTGALNGTPGILNDFKAVIIAKPENEFSEQDKFVIDQYIMKGGSVLWLIEGCKTNVDSLLLTGSTISLAQDLNLNDMLFQYGARINHDLLQDKFYSPIGLTIKGPDGKPKINYYPWYYFPVIVSDNNHVISKYLNYIRTEFISTIDTVGFNPNIKKTILLKSSELSRLDPIPARIALEQINNMPADNEMKAGRRNLAVLLEGKFESVFKNRPVNKYFPGISLPDVLTESKPAKMIIVSDGDIIRNEVDKEGKPSPLGFDRYTRQTFTGNKEFILNAVNYLCDDEGLMSIRSRELKMRLLNHDKIINNRFIIQFINIVFPVLLILLFGIIVSVVRKRKYKN from the coding sequence ATGAAAATCAAAAACAGATTAATAAAACTAATCATTTCTTCTTTAATAATTATTATCGGAGCCTACTTTTTATCAATTAAATTTTTGCGTTTTGATTTAACATCCGAAGGAAGGTATACATTGTCTGATTATTCAATAAATATACTTAAAAACTTAAACGATAAGGTTTACATAAAAGTTTATCTTGACGGAAAAGGCTTACCTTCAACTTTTAAAAATTTCAGAAGAGAAATTAAAGAAGAATTGGATGAATTTAAAATTTATGCCGGTGAAAATTTAGAATTTGAATTTATTAATCCTTCCGAGAGCCCGGATCAGGAAGTCAGGTTTGCTTTGTACGGAGATTTATTTAAGAAAGGGTTAATTCCTATTGAAACAAATGAAATTTCCGACGACGGAAAAAGTTCTCAAAAACTAATATTCCCCGGGATAATTTTATCTTATAAAGGAAGAGAAAAAGCAGTAAATTTATTAAAATCTTCCGGAAATTCAGAACCCGAAAGCGAGGAAAACATTAATAATTCAATTCAGGCATTAGAATACGAATTTACAAATGCAATTCAAAAATTAAGTAAAGAAAAGAAACCCAAAATAGCATTTCTTGAAGGACACGGAGAGTTAAACGAATTTCAACTTATGGATATTTCTTCAATTTTGTCGGAATATTACAAGGTAATGACCGGAGCATTAAACGGAACTCCCGGGATTTTAAACGATTTCAAAGCTGTTATAATTGCTAAACCCGAAAACGAATTTTCGGAACAAGATAAGTTTGTAATTGACCAATACATTATGAAAGGCGGAAGTGTTTTGTGGTTGATTGAAGGGTGCAAAACAAATGTTGACAGCTTGCTTTTAACAGGAAGTACAATTTCGTTAGCACAAGATTTAAATTTGAATGATATGTTATTCCAATACGGAGCAAGAATAAATCACGATTTATTGCAAGATAAGTTTTATTCTCCTATCGGATTAACAATTAAAGGACCTGACGGAAAACCAAAAATAAACTATTATCCGTGGTATTATTTTCCTGTAATTGTTTCAGACAATAATCATGTGATTTCTAAATATTTGAATTATATCAGAACTGAATTTATTTCAACAATTGATACCGTAGGGTTTAACCCTAATATAAAAAAAACGATATTATTGAAGAGTTCCGAACTTTCTCGTTTAGATCCTATTCCGGCAAGAATAGCATTGGAACAAATTAATAATATGCCGGCAGATAATGAAATGAAAGCAGGAAGAAGAAATTTAGCCGTATTACTTGAAGGAAAGTTTGAATCGGTTTTTAAAAACAGACCTGTTAATAAATATTTTCCCGGCATTTCGTTACCCGATGTGTTGACTGAAAGTAAACCTGCAAAAATGATTATTGTAAGCGACGGAGATATTATAAGAAATGAAGTTGACAAAGAAGGAAAACCAAGCCCGTTAGGCTTTGACAGATATACACGTCAAACTTTTACGGGAAATAAAGAATTTATTTTAAATGCCGTTAACTATTTATGTGATGACGAAGGATTAATGTCTATTCGTTCCAGGGAATTAAAAATGAGACTTTTAAACCATGATAAAATTATTAATAACAGGTTTATTATTCAATTTATTAATATTGTTTTTCCGGTTTTGCTTATTTTGCTTTTCGGTATTATTGTATCTGTTGTAAGAAAACGGAAATATAAAAATTAA
- a CDS encoding LytTR family transcriptional regulator, with protein sequence MGNWKDHIIKSLKDELSLLFILSVSVFLFILFFEPFPLELQDFNNRLLYITGFGAITFFIASLILIALPTTIPKWFKVSDLKKNLPFILGFLFLTLTATAFAFYIRYVGMVILTFYIMFKVTLVCLLPLIITMFMHKNKLLKQDITTLKKENKSHLLKLKEYENIEIEKEIEILSTNKSDKLVLKCKQIISIKSADNYIEISYLEENILEKKLIRNTLKNIETQLSNQKNFIRCHRTSIVNIIYVESLVRNKNGYSLKMSCFEETIPVSRQYFLQVKDAISDNN encoded by the coding sequence TTGGGTAATTGGAAAGATCATATTATAAAGTCACTGAAAGATGAATTAAGTTTATTGTTTATTCTTAGTGTAAGTGTTTTTCTGTTCATCCTTTTTTTTGAACCTTTTCCTCTCGAGTTACAAGATTTTAATAACAGATTATTATATATTACAGGGTTCGGTGCAATAACATTTTTTATAGCAAGCCTTATACTTATTGCTCTTCCGACGACAATACCTAAATGGTTCAAGGTTAGCGATTTAAAAAAGAACCTACCCTTTATTCTCGGCTTTCTTTTTTTAACACTTACAGCTACTGCTTTTGCTTTTTATATACGGTATGTCGGAATGGTAATCCTTACATTTTATATTATGTTTAAAGTAACCTTGGTTTGCTTGCTCCCTTTAATAATTACCATGTTTATGCATAAAAATAAATTATTGAAACAAGATATTACAACTCTTAAAAAAGAAAATAAGAGCCACTTGTTAAAATTAAAAGAATATGAAAATATTGAGATTGAAAAAGAAATAGAAATCCTTTCTACAAATAAATCTGACAAATTAGTTTTAAAATGTAAACAAATAATATCAATCAAGTCTGCCGATAATTATATTGAAATATCTTATCTTGAAGAAAATATCCTTGAAAAGAAATTAATTCGTAATACATTAAAGAATATTGAAACGCAATTATCAAATCAAAAGAATTTTATTCGTTGTCACAGAACAAGCATTGTAAATATTATTTATGTTGAAAGCTTAGTCAGAAACAAGAACGGTTATAGCCTTAAAATGAGCTGCTTTGAAGAAACAATTCCTGTTTCCAGACAATATTTTTTACAAGTTAAAGATGCAATTTCCGACAACAATTAG
- the gldF gene encoding gliding motility-associated ABC transporter permease subunit GldF, translating into MSKLSDFKVGYFFFKKEVTSFFGSLTGYIVISIFLIANSLFLWVFPGEYNVLDSGYANLDTLFFMAPWIFLFLVPAVTMRLFADEKRTGTIELLFTRPLSELQIVLAKYSAGIALVLFSLIPVLLFFITVGFLGDPAWNIDTGAFWGSFIGLFFLAAVYVAIGVFASSVTDNQIIAFLTAMIISFFFYIGFEAVSNLELWGNFSNTVDKLGINAHYKSMSRGVLDTRDIIYFVTVSLIFLLSTKAVLEKSR; encoded by the coding sequence ATGAGCAAACTATCAGATTTTAAAGTCGGCTATTTCTTTTTTAAGAAAGAAGTTACATCTTTTTTCGGTTCGTTGACCGGCTATATCGTAATTTCTATATTTCTAATTGCAAACAGTTTGTTCCTCTGGGTTTTTCCCGGAGAATATAATGTACTGGACAGCGGTTATGCCAATTTAGACACCTTGTTTTTTATGGCTCCTTGGATTTTCTTATTTTTAGTTCCTGCTGTTACAATGCGTTTATTTGCCGATGAAAAGCGAACGGGAACAATAGAGTTATTATTTACAAGACCTTTGTCGGAATTACAAATTGTACTTGCTAAATATAGTGCCGGTATTGCTTTAGTTTTATTCTCATTAATACCTGTTTTACTTTTTTTTATAACTGTAGGTTTTTTGGGAGACCCTGCCTGGAATATTGACACCGGAGCATTTTGGGGTTCTTTTATAGGTTTGTTTTTTTTAGCTGCCGTTTATGTTGCAATTGGTGTTTTTGCATCTTCTGTTACTGATAATCAGATAATTGCATTTTTAACAGCAATGATTATTTCTTTTTTCTTTTATATTGGTTTTGAGGCTGTAAGTAATTTGGAATTATGGGGAAATTTTAGCAACACAGTTGATAAACTGGGTATTAATGCACATTATAAATCAATGAGCAGAGGTGTTTTGGATACTCGAGATATTATTTATTTTGTTACTGTTTCACTCATATTTTTATTATCGACAAAGGCTGTTTTAGAAAAAAGCAGGTAA
- a CDS encoding acyl-CoA dehydrogenase family protein, with amino-acid sequence MDFSFTEEHLMIKQAARDFARTELLPDVIERDDKEIEPIEQIKKMQQLGFMGMMTNPKYGGEGMDTISYVLAIEEISKIDASAAVVMSIQNSLVNWGLEHYGSEELKQKYLIPMASGKVIGAFALSEPEAGSDATKQRTTAIEKDDHYLLNGTKNWISNASIAEYFIVIAQTHPEKGHRGINAFIVEKGTEGFVIGPKENKMGLRGSHTHSLMFTDVKVPKENRIGEDGFGFKLALLSLNGGRIGIAAQALGISQGALELSVQYSKERKAFGKFISEHQAIAFKLAEMEVRTEASRNLVYKAAWLKDQHKDYNMASATAKYFAAETAMYVTTEAVQIHGGYGYVKEYHVERLMREAKLTQIYEGTSEIQQIVISRELLK; translated from the coding sequence ATGGATTTCAGTTTTACCGAAGAACATTTAATGATTAAACAAGCAGCAAGAGATTTTGCACGTACTGAATTACTTCCTGACGTTATAGAGCGTGACGACAAAGAAATTGAACCGATTGAACAAATAAAAAAGATGCAACAATTAGGTTTTATGGGTATGATGACCAATCCTAAATACGGAGGGGAAGGTATGGATACCATTTCTTATGTTCTTGCAATTGAGGAAATATCAAAAATTGATGCTTCGGCAGCAGTTGTAATGTCAATACAGAACTCGCTGGTTAATTGGGGTTTAGAACATTATGGAAGTGAAGAACTAAAACAAAAATATCTTATTCCCATGGCAAGCGGTAAAGTAATCGGTGCCTTCGCTTTATCAGAACCCGAAGCAGGCTCGGATGCCACAAAACAAAGAACAACTGCAATTGAAAAAGATGACCATTATCTTTTAAACGGAACAAAAAATTGGATTTCTAATGCATCAATTGCCGAATATTTTATTGTAATTGCTCAGACACATCCCGAAAAAGGACACAGAGGAATTAATGCTTTTATTGTTGAAAAAGGAACTGAGGGCTTTGTTATAGGTCCGAAAGAAAATAAAATGGGGCTGAGAGGTTCTCATACTCATTCTTTAATGTTCACAGATGTTAAAGTTCCGAAAGAAAACAGAATAGGAGAAGACGGATTCGGATTTAAACTTGCTTTGTTATCATTAAACGGAGGAAGAATCGGTATTGCGGCACAAGCTTTGGGAATTTCACAAGGAGCATTAGAACTTTCCGTTCAATATTCGAAAGAACGAAAAGCATTCGGGAAATTTATTTCAGAGCATCAAGCAATTGCTTTTAAACTTGCAGAAATGGAAGTAAGAACCGAAGCCTCAAGAAATTTAGTTTATAAAGCTGCTTGGCTTAAAGACCAACATAAAGACTATAATATGGCAAGTGCAACCGCTAAATACTTTGCTGCTGAAACCGCAATGTATGTTACAACAGAAGCTGTTCAAATTCACGGCGGCTACGGTTATGTTAAAGAATATCATGTAGAGCGACTAATGCGTGAAGCGAAACTTACACAAATATACGAAGGAACATCCGAAATTCAACAAATTGTGATTTCGAGAGAACTCTTGAAATAA
- a CDS encoding VWA domain-containing protein, producing MNTKVLKIAILFFIVNLFACNTSQENRKTEETDFYYDVAETEDVLAEEPVYNKAKRSKADIDDINIPDGPKPDEGDPNLNTEEYDKIVENEFLDSKQNPLSTFSIDVDNAAYSNVRRILNNNEMPDKGAVRIEEMINYFTYDYPEPTGKHPFSFNTEISDCPWNKENKLIHIGLQGKKLDYNDLKPSNLVFLLDVSGSMENQNKLPLLRKSFKLLLDELSQQDKVSIVVYAGAAGLVLPPTAASEKKKIMRALDDLQAGGSTAGGDGIILAYKIAKENLIKNGNNRIILATDGDFNVGTSSTSSLVDLIEEKRKDNIYLTILGFGMGNYKDGRMEQISNAGNGNYFYIDNIKEAEKVFVKEMRANMFTIAKDVKIQIEFNPTHVKAYRLIGYENRIMAKEDFDDDTKDAGELGAGHTVTALYEIVPANSNWNVRTADDLKYQTTTVNDNAKNSNEIMTIKFRYKPPKSDTSIKIEHPIMNTLTEFNATSNNFKFSAAVAGFGMLLRDSKYKGNATYKMIAELANKSKGADKNGYRAEFINLVKTAELLDK from the coding sequence ATGAACACAAAGGTATTGAAAATTGCAATTTTATTTTTTATTGTAAATTTATTTGCTTGTAATACAAGCCAAGAAAACAGAAAAACAGAAGAAACCGATTTCTATTATGATGTTGCTGAAACCGAAGATGTACTTGCTGAGGAACCCGTCTATAATAAAGCTAAAAGATCAAAAGCAGACATAGATGACATCAATATCCCCGACGGTCCTAAACCCGATGAAGGCGACCCGAATTTAAACACCGAAGAATATGACAAAATTGTTGAAAACGAATTTTTAGATTCTAAACAAAATCCTCTGTCAACTTTTTCTATTGACGTTGATAATGCTGCATATTCAAATGTAAGAAGAATTCTTAATAATAACGAAATGCCGGATAAAGGAGCAGTAAGAATTGAAGAAATGATTAATTACTTCACCTATGATTATCCCGAACCGACCGGTAAACATCCTTTTTCTTTTAATACTGAAATTTCAGACTGCCCTTGGAACAAAGAAAATAAATTAATTCATATCGGGCTTCAAGGGAAAAAACTTGATTATAATGATTTAAAGCCGTCAAACTTAGTTTTTTTATTAGATGTGTCAGGCTCAATGGAAAACCAAAACAAACTACCCCTTTTAAGAAAATCGTTTAAATTATTGCTTGATGAACTGTCACAGCAAGATAAAGTTTCAATTGTAGTTTATGCAGGTGCTGCAGGCTTAGTTCTTCCTCCGACAGCCGCATCCGAAAAGAAAAAAATAATGCGTGCATTAGACGATTTGCAAGCCGGAGGTTCAACAGCAGGAGGCGACGGAATTATACTTGCATATAAAATTGCAAAAGAGAACTTAATAAAAAACGGAAATAACAGAATAATACTTGCAACAGACGGTGATTTTAATGTAGGAACATCTTCTACAAGTTCATTAGTAGATTTAATTGAAGAAAAAAGAAAAGATAATATTTATTTGACGATTCTCGGTTTCGGAATGGGAAATTATAAAGACGGCAGAATGGAGCAAATAAGTAATGCAGGAAACGGAAACTATTTTTATATTGATAACATTAAAGAAGCTGAAAAAGTTTTTGTAAAAGAAATGCGAGCAAATATGTTTACAATTGCCAAAGATGTTAAAATTCAAATCGAATTCAACCCTACACACGTAAAAGCATATCGTTTAATTGGTTACGAAAACAGAATAATGGCAAAAGAAGATTTTGACGATGACACAAAAGATGCAGGAGAACTTGGTGCAGGTCATACAGTTACGGCTCTTTATGAAATTGTTCCGGCAAATTCAAATTGGAACGTAAGAACTGCCGATGATTTAAAATACCAAACAACAACCGTTAATGACAATGCAAAAAACAGCAATGAAATTATGACTATTAAGTTCAGATATAAGCCGCCGAAAAGCGACACAAGTATTAAAATTGAACATCCTATAATGAATACTTTAACCGAATTTAACGCAACATCAAACAACTTTAAGTTCTCTGCTGCAGTTGCCGGTTTCGGGATGTTATTGAGAGATTCAAAATATAAAGGTAATGCAACTTATAAAATGATTGCTGAATTGGCAAACAAATCTAAAGGAGCAGATAAAAATGGATACAGAGCAGAATTTATAAATTTAGTTAAAACAGCAGAACTGTTAGATAAGTAG
- a CDS encoding molybdopterin-dependent oxidoreductase gives MKTTRRDFIKISSMGVGGLALSASPVLGWVPGFLKIDDVIPDDSKVKRTPTYCEICFWKCAGWTYTDEKGKILKIVGNDDDQHSNGRFCPRGTGGVGMYNDEDRLKTPLIREEKDGKQYFREASWDEALDLISKRLTEIGEEYTRECIALFTHGSGGKFLGNVLKAFGSGSISAPSYAQCKGPREVAFIATYGKGLSSPEPTDIRNTRCLVLIGSHIGENMHNGQVQEMSEAIDNGATIITVDPRYSTAASKSKYWLPIKPATDIALLLAWMNVIIKEELYDKEYIEKYTFGFEQLKNHVKNKTPEWAYGITTIKPDVIRKTAREMAGAAPAAIVHPGRHTTWYGDDTQRLRAVAVLNALLGSWGRKGGFYMSEKLHLKNMNTPEYPKMKHTWRDAHPGKYMLADLALASGICDATIPSVDRECSYKAWIVNGSNLLTTIPNRKNTIEAINNLEFMVVIDTMPAEITGYADVVLPECTYLERYDMLRTSKHRKPSVALRMPAVEPKYNSKPDWWIAKQLAEKLGLGDYVPYNDITELLDWQLKQIGSSLEEMQKIGVKNIDREYNDLYILQGEEHEFNTNTGKIELYATSFQQEGFDPLPNYTAHPEPLPGFYRLNYGRAPMHTFGRTTNNPNLTDLMDENKLWVNPKVAKEWDLSNNQEVWLENQDGVVSTFPIKVRITERIGKHSVYLVHGFGRFDKRLKRSYGKGLDDSELITNVMVDPIMGGTGMRGNFVTFITEDPKLKLVGNKARKRNKSGNSAKINNKQA, from the coding sequence ATGAAAACAACAAGACGTGATTTTATAAAGATATCTTCAATGGGAGTAGGCGGTCTTGCTCTTTCGGCATCTCCTGTTTTAGGATGGGTTCCAGGATTTTTAAAAATTGATGATGTTATTCCTGACGATTCCAAAGTAAAAAGAACACCGACCTATTGCGAAATTTGTTTTTGGAAGTGTGCCGGATGGACATATACTGACGAAAAAGGCAAAATATTAAAAATTGTCGGAAATGACGATGACCAACATTCAAACGGAAGGTTTTGCCCCAGAGGAACCGGCGGTGTAGGAATGTATAATGACGAAGACAGATTAAAAACTCCTTTAATAAGAGAAGAAAAAGACGGGAAACAATATTTCAGAGAAGCAAGTTGGGATGAAGCATTAGATTTAATAAGTAAACGTCTGACAGAAATAGGAGAAGAATATACCAGAGAATGTATTGCATTATTTACACACGGCTCAGGCGGTAAATTCTTAGGAAATGTTTTGAAAGCATTCGGTTCCGGAAGTATATCCGCTCCTTCGTATGCACAATGCAAAGGACCGAGAGAAGTTGCTTTTATTGCAACTTACGGAAAAGGTTTAAGCTCGCCCGAACCTACTGATATAAGAAATACAAGATGTTTAGTTTTAATAGGCTCTCATATCGGAGAAAATATGCATAACGGACAAGTTCAAGAAATGTCCGAAGCCATTGATAACGGTGCAACAATTATTACCGTTGACCCCAGATACTCTACTGCTGCAAGTAAATCTAAATACTGGTTGCCGATTAAACCCGCTACGGACATTGCTCTTTTATTAGCTTGGATGAACGTTATTATTAAAGAAGAACTATATGATAAAGAATATATTGAGAAATACACATTCGGATTTGAGCAATTAAAAAATCATGTTAAAAATAAAACTCCTGAATGGGCATACGGCATCACAACCATAAAGCCTGATGTCATTAGAAAAACTGCAAGAGAAATGGCAGGAGCTGCTCCTGCAGCAATCGTTCATCCCGGAAGACACACAACTTGGTACGGAGATGATACTCAAAGGTTAAGAGCTGTTGCAGTTCTAAATGCTCTTCTCGGATCTTGGGGCAGAAAAGGAGGATTCTATATGTCTGAAAAATTGCATTTAAAAAACATGAATACTCCCGAATATCCCAAAATGAAACATACTTGGCGTGATGCACATCCGGGAAAATATATGTTGGCAGATTTAGCATTAGCATCCGGAATTTGTGATGCAACAATTCCGAGTGTTGACAGAGAGTGTTCATATAAAGCATGGATTGTAAACGGTTCAAACTTATTAACAACAATACCCAACAGAAAAAATACAATTGAAGCAATTAATAATTTGGAATTTATGGTGGTAATTGATACAATGCCTGCTGAAATTACCGGATATGCTGATGTTGTTTTACCGGAATGTACATACCTTGAGCGTTATGATATGTTAAGAACATCTAAACACAGAAAACCTTCCGTTGCTTTAAGAATGCCTGCAGTTGAACCTAAATATAACTCTAAACCTGACTGGTGGATTGCAAAGCAATTAGCAGAAAAACTCGGACTCGGAGATTACGTTCCCTATAATGATATTACAGAACTTTTGGATTGGCAATTAAAACAAATAGGAAGTTCTTTAGAGGAAATGCAAAAAATCGGTGTTAAAAATATAGACAGAGAGTATAACGATTTGTATATTCTTCAAGGAGAAGAGCATGAATTTAACACAAACACAGGGAAGATTGAACTGTATGCAACATCATTTCAGCAAGAAGGTTTTGACCCTTTGCCGAATTATACTGCTCATCCTGAGCCTTTACCCGGGTTTTACAGGCTTAATTACGGAAGAGCTCCGATGCACACATTCGGAAGAACAACAAATAATCCGAACCTGACGGATTTAATGGACGAAAATAAACTTTGGGTAAATCCTAAAGTTGCAAAAGAATGGGATTTAAGTAACAACCAAGAGGTTTGGTTAGAAAATCAAGACGGAGTTGTTTCAACTTTCCCCATTAAAGTCAGAATAACGGAAAGAATCGGGAAACATTCGGTTTATCTCGTTCACGGTTTCGGAAGATTTGACAAACGATTAAAAAGAAGTTACGGTAAAGGACTTGATGATTCAGAATTGATTACAAATGTTATGGTTGATCCTATTATGGGAGGAACCGGAATGAGAGGGAACTTTGTCACATTTATAACGGAAGACCCTAAATTAAAACTTGTCGGAAATAAAGCAAGAAAAAGAAATAAATCCGGCAACAGTGCAAAAATTAATAATAAACAAGCCTAA